From Aliarcobacter butzleri, the proteins below share one genomic window:
- a CDS encoding response regulator transcription factor, with protein MFEFKNFSILFVEDDLEIQKNMSKILSLLCNKVYVASNGLEAYEIFTNNVIHIIITDYEMPFINGYDLVLKIREISQNIPIIILSNYTDKEKLLKCIPLNLTSYLEKPIIYEKLLETLQLCKNQIENNATLYLRINDSLKYDFNTKSLIQDGNYIKLTTLEIQIFEYLLNKKNQLVYNDELLSVIFENDYYGNIKNIIYRLRKKVSKDVIVNYKNLGYMLNTK; from the coding sequence TTGTTTGAATTTAAGAATTTTTCAATTTTATTTGTAGAAGATGATTTAGAAATACAAAAGAATATGTCAAAAATTTTATCATTACTTTGTAATAAAGTATATGTAGCTTCAAATGGTCTTGAAGCTTATGAAATTTTTACTAATAATGTTATTCATATAATAATAACTGATTATGAAATGCCATTTATAAACGGTTATGATCTTGTTTTAAAAATAAGAGAAATTTCTCAAAATATTCCAATAATCATACTTAGCAATTATACAGATAAAGAAAAACTTTTAAAATGTATTCCATTGAATCTCACTTCATATTTAGAAAAACCTATTATTTATGAAAAACTTTTAGAAACTTTACAATTATGTAAAAATCAAATAGAAAATAATGCTACTTTATATTTAAGAATCAATGATAGTTTAAAATACGATTTTAATACAAAATCTTTGATACAAGATGGTAATTATATTAAATTAACAACACTTGAAATACAAATCTTTGAATATTTATTAAATAAAAAAAATCAATTAGTATATAATGACGAACTGCTCTCAGTAATTTTTGAAAATGATTATTATGGAAATATAAAAAATATTATTTATAGACTTAGAAAAAAAGTAAGTAAAGATGTAATTGTAAATTATAAAAATTTAGGTTACATGTTAAATACCAAATAA